In Euphorbia lathyris chromosome 10, ddEupLath1.1, whole genome shotgun sequence, a single genomic region encodes these proteins:
- the LOC136208347 gene encoding increased DNA methylation 1-like — protein MEDYSTCGRKYKKSSWLRVGPDMVPGPEFCPDAVIRYLALGRGDKKHQESVAVDVRKHILHLHWKLDYIRQQGRIKLRYTSPDGKLYYSLRQVCLILSGDENRSPLRTTSKKVILSRDENGTPLRTARKRVILSQDENGSSLKTRSKRVKQVAVPKKPLTILSWLIDNNIVLPRAKVHFVNSTGGGRITREGIKCNCCCKLYTLTGFTFHVTGFKFHSTARICLQDGTSLLDCLKKIVDKDMANFMEEEAPGNFNDENDVICSVCLYGGELLLCDHCPSSFHKSCLGLVDFPEGDWFCPSCCCKICGRNRLKADAQSSTEEDAFLNCTQCQRKYHIWCLWYSGNSCLKSVPGGNWFCTKKCEKIFSGLNELIGKPIPVGLGSDNLTWTLLKPSYHKLDAFNNEASWIENCSKLNIAVEIMHECFEPVEEPHTKSDLVRDVIFNKRSELKRRSFGGFYTVILQKGDEFISVAIIRVYGEKVAELPLVGTRFQYRRLGMCRVLMNLLEKKLMNLGVERLILPAVPSVLNAWTGSFGFSKLTVSEILQFVDYTFLNFPDTVMCQKQLIKVPCAESREVVPRRCDTIELEGSIAVSKGHIDRGIMVYARKRRRFHGTIREWGFDDFFPLNFASNG, from the exons ATGGAAGATTATTCTACGTGTGGTAGAAAGTACAAGAAAAGCAGCTGGCTACGTGTTGGCCCGGACATGGTTCCTGGACCTGAATTTTGTCCAGATGCTGTTATTAGATACTTAGCATTAGGTAGAGGTGATAAGAAGCATCAAGAGTCTGTCGCTGTTGATGTTAGGAAACATATTTTACATCTGCATTGGAAACTCGACTACATAAGACAACAAGGACGGATTAAACTACGTTACACTTCTCCCGATGGGAAACTATACTATTCTCTTCGTCAAGTCTGTTTGATTTTGTCCGGAGATGAAAATAGAAGTCCGTTAAGGACAACTAGCAAAAAAGTGATTTTGTCCCGAGATGAAAATGGCACTCCGTTAAGGACAGCTAGGAAAAGAGTGATTTTGTCCCAAGATGAAAATGGAAGTTCGttaaagacaagaagcaaaagagtGAAGCAGGTTGCGGTTCCTAAGAAGCCTCTAACAATCTTGTCTTGGTTGATTGACAATAATATTGTGTTACCAAGAGCAAAAGTGCATTTCGTTAATTCAACTGGCGGAGGTCGTATAACTCGAGAAGGAATCAAGTGCAATTGTTGTTGCAAGCTCTATACTCTTACTGGCTTTACATTTCATGTCACTGGCTTTAAATTTCATTCAACTGCCAGAATCTGTTTGCAAGACGGAACCTCTTTATTAGATTGCTTGAAGAAAATTGTAGACAAAGATATGGCCAATTTTATGGAAGAAGAAGCACCAGGAAATTTCAACGATGAAAATGATGTTATATGTTCGGTTTGTCTCTATGGCGGGGAACTTTTATTATGTGATCATTGTCCTTCATCGTTCCATAAAAGCTGCCTTGGTCTAGTG GATTTTCCAGAAGGGGACTGGTTCTGCCCGTCATGCTGTTGTAAAATTTGTGGCCGTAATAGACTCAAAGCAGACGCACAAAGTTCTACGGAAGAAGATGCTTTTCTCAACTGTACTCAGTGCCAGAGAAAAT ATCATATTTGGTGCCTATGGTATAGCGGAAACAGTTGCTTGAAAAGCGTTCCAGGAGGAAATTGGTTTTGTACCAAAAAGTGCGAAAAG ATCTTTTCGGGTCTGAATGAGCTTATAGGAAAACCAATTCCAGTGGGTTTGGGTTCAGACAACCTTACTTGGACATTATTAAAACCAAGTTATCATAAACTTGATGCTTTTAATAATGAGGCCTCCTGGATCGAGAACTGCAGCAAACTCAATATTGCAGTCGAAATTATGCACGAATGCTTCGAGCCCGTTGAAGAGCCTCACACCAAGAGTGATCTTGTTAGAGatgttattttcaataaaag GTCAGAGCTCAAACGTCGGAGTTTCGGAGGATTTTATACAGTAATACTGCAGAAAGGCGATGAATTTATTTCGGTGGCTATTATTAG GGTCTATGGGGAGAAGGTCGCGGAATTACCGCTCGTGGGTACTAGATTTCAGTACCGTCGACTTGGAATGTGTCGCGTACTAATGAACTTACTCGAAAAG AAACTCATGAATTTAGGAGTTGAGAGACTCATTTTGCCTGCTGTTCCTAGTGTGCTAAATGCCTGGACGGGTTCATTTGGTTTTTCAAAACTGACAGTCTCCGAGATATTACAATTCGTCGATTACACGTTCTTGAACTTTCCGGATACTGTCATGTGTCAAAAGCAACTTATCAAAGTCCCTTGTGCTGAATCAAGAG AAGTAGTACCAAGACGTTGCGATACTATTGAACTTGAAGGATCTATTGCCGTCTCTAAAGGGCATATTGATCGCGGAATTATG GTCTACGCTCGGAAACGACGTCGTTTTCACGGGACGATAAGAGAATGGGGTTTTGACGATTTTTTCCCGCTCAATTTTGCTTCAAATGGGTAA